A genomic region of Corticium candelabrum chromosome 22, ooCorCand1.1, whole genome shotgun sequence contains the following coding sequences:
- the LOC134197159 gene encoding solute carrier family 35 member E3-like gives MKRGCHLRIRRALSQMAIEIGCYDNRARISACLAINLVSSISIVFTNKWIYVHYGFPNISLTCIHFLTTYLGLLICSVAGVFSPKKLRVLDVFPLSLTFCGFVVFTNLSLQYNTVGTYQLAKVMTTPCVMFIHIYFYGRKYSHRVKMTMIPIFLGVFLNSYYDVRFNTLGTTFAIVGVLVTSLYQVWISTKQEELEVNSMQLLYYQAPLSAFLLGCVIPFFEPLSGDKGVFGVWSLQAIAAVAVSAVIAFSVNLSIYFIIGKTSPVTYNMFGHLKFSITLLGGYFIFKDPLSSKQLLGILLTVCGIVAYTHIRMSEQQKAKKDVQVKTLDVTGKKRTDDV, from the exons ATGAAACGTGGGTGTCATCTCCGTATCCGACGTGCTCTTTCTCAAATGGCAATAGAAATCGGCTGCTATGACAACAGAGCGAGGATCTCAGCCTGTCTAGCTATCAACCTCGTCTCTTCAATATCTATAGTATTTACCAACAAATGGATTTATGTTCATTACGGATTTCCCAATATTTCTCTCACTTGCATTCATTTTCTGACGACGTATTTGGGATTGCTGATTTGCTCTGTTGCTGGTGTGTTCTCTCCGAAGAAATTGAGAGTTCTTGATGTGTTTCCTTTGTCTCTGACTTTTTGTGGCTTTGTGGTGTTCACTAATCTGTCACTGCAGTACAACACTGTAGGGACGTATCAGTTGGCTAAAGTGATGACGACGCCGTGTGTTATGTTTATCCATATATATTTTTATGGCAGGAAGTACTCTCATAGAGTCAAGATGACAATG ATTCCTATCTTTCTTGGAGTTTTTTTGAACTCTTATTATGATGTGAGATTCAACACTTTGGGAACAACATTTGCTATTGTCGGTGTTTTAGTCACATCTCTATATCAAGTG TGGATAAGCACGAAGCAAGAAGAGTTGGAAGTCAATTCCATGCAACTGCTGTATTACCAG GCACCTCTTTCAGCTTTTCTACTGGGGTGTGTGATACCATTCTTTGAGCCGTTGTCTGGGGATAAGGGTGTGTTTGGGGTTTGGTCACTACAGGCGATA gcAGCTGTGGCTGTGTCTGCTGTTATTGCATTTTCTGTCAACTTGTCTATATATTTCATCATTGGCAAGACATCACCAGTAAC ATATAACATGTTTGGTCATTTGAAATTTTCTATTACTCTTCTGGGCGGCTATTTCATCTTCAAAGATCCTCTCTCTAGCAAACAGTTGCTTGGAATTTTGCTAACTGTGTGTGGTATCGTTGCTTATACACATATCCGAATGAGTGAACAACAAAAGGCAAAAAAAGATGTGCAAGTAAAAACTTTAGACGTAACTGGGAAGAAGAGGACAGATGATGTATAG